One part of the Dyadobacter sp. 676 genome encodes these proteins:
- the trxB gene encoding thioredoxin-disulfide reductase, with product MSSEKVSCLIIGSGPAGYTAAIYASRAGLNPVLYQGAQPGGQLTITTDVENYPGYPDGITGPEMMINFEKQARRFGTDIRYGLATAVDFTGYPHKVIIDNKHEIIADAVIISTGASAKWLGIENEERLNGHGVSACAVCDGFFFRNQDVVVVGAGDTAAEEASYLAKLCRKVYLLVRRDEMRASKIMQKRLETLPNIEILWNTETVKLNGDEALESVLVKNNKTGEEQLLEATGFFVAIGHKPNTDIFRGYVQMDETGYIQTIKGSTCTNIKGVFACGDAQDNVYRQAITAAGTGCMAALDAERFLMEREVDIIIEETA from the coding sequence ATGTCATCCGAGAAAGTCTCCTGCCTGATTATCGGCTCCGGCCCTGCCGGCTACACAGCCGCCATATATGCATCCCGCGCGGGATTGAATCCTGTACTTTACCAAGGTGCCCAGCCGGGTGGCCAGCTTACGATCACCACCGATGTCGAAAATTACCCGGGTTATCCCGATGGCATTACCGGACCGGAAATGATGATCAATTTTGAAAAACAGGCCCGCCGCTTCGGGACCGATATACGGTATGGGCTCGCCACTGCGGTCGATTTTACGGGCTATCCCCATAAAGTGATCATCGATAACAAGCACGAGATCATCGCCGACGCGGTAATTATTTCCACCGGCGCTTCGGCGAAATGGCTCGGCATCGAAAACGAGGAACGCCTGAATGGCCACGGCGTATCGGCCTGTGCCGTTTGCGACGGTTTCTTCTTCCGTAACCAGGATGTGGTGGTGGTAGGTGCAGGCGATACGGCGGCCGAAGAAGCCAGCTATCTTGCCAAACTTTGCCGCAAAGTGTACCTGCTCGTCCGCCGTGACGAAATGCGCGCGTCGAAAATCATGCAGAAACGCCTCGAAACACTGCCTAATATCGAGATACTCTGGAACACCGAAACCGTCAAGCTGAACGGTGACGAGGCGCTTGAATCGGTGTTAGTGAAAAATAATAAAACCGGCGAGGAGCAACTTTTGGAAGCAACCGGTTTCTTTGTTGCGATTGGCCACAAACCGAACACTGATATTTTCAGGGGTTACGTCCAAATGGACGAAACCGGCTATATCCAGACCATCAAGGGAAGCACCTGCACCAACATCAAAGGTGTGTTCGCCTGCGGTGATGCACAGGATAACGTTTACCGCCAGGCAATTACCGCTGCGGGAACCGGTTGTATGGCGGCATTGGATGCTGAAAGATTCCTGATGGAACGGGAGGTGGATATTATTATCGAGGAAACAGCTTAA
- a CDS encoding M23 family metallopeptidase, translating into MKVKLIVCLLMAVCLISWNTQAQERGKFRRNPKINQSGNANEGPTTKATPQPEDEYEVETSNLKFQSQFEPVKPLNPVVNEDTATIDEGETEVVIAEDSVLVADEWVKAAEYYVIWDARTINPYGLNPAEFDEPVDLKLFDPAANRMWAAPMERTPVTSRFAYRWGRWHNGTDLDLETGDSVRSTYDGMVRIVAWDGSGYGRFIVVRHYNGLETLYGHLSKQMVESGQLVKAGEVIGLGGNTGRSSGSHLHYENRYEGNPFDPEHIFDWGNAAIRSDHFLLTSAAWSHIRGKSTRSEFEAGDAPVAYSRSILHKVRSGDTLGSIASRYGVSISSIARRNRMSTRATLRIGQKLRIK; encoded by the coding sequence ATGAAAGTAAAGCTCATCGTCTGTTTGCTAATGGCCGTGTGTTTAATCTCCTGGAACACGCAAGCGCAAGAGCGAGGAAAATTCCGAAGAAACCCCAAGATCAACCAGTCGGGTAACGCCAATGAAGGCCCGACTACGAAAGCCACGCCTCAGCCAGAGGACGAATACGAGGTAGAAACCTCCAATCTTAAATTCCAGAGCCAGTTCGAGCCGGTCAAGCCGCTAAACCCCGTCGTGAATGAAGATACCGCCACCATTGACGAAGGGGAAACCGAAGTAGTGATCGCCGAAGACTCGGTACTCGTTGCGGATGAATGGGTCAAGGCTGCCGAATACTACGTGATCTGGGATGCCCGCACTATTAATCCTTACGGCCTCAACCCGGCCGAGTTCGACGAGCCCGTCGATCTGAAACTGTTCGACCCGGCGGCCAACCGTATGTGGGCCGCCCCCATGGAACGCACGCCCGTAACGTCCCGTTTTGCCTACCGCTGGGGCCGCTGGCACAATGGTACCGACCTCGATCTCGAAACGGGCGACTCTGTCCGGAGTACCTACGACGGCATGGTGCGGATCGTGGCCTGGGATGGCAGCGGTTATGGCCGGTTTATAGTGGTAAGGCATTACAATGGCCTCGAAACACTGTATGGTCACCTTTCCAAGCAAATGGTCGAATCCGGCCAGCTTGTGAAAGCAGGGGAAGTAATCGGCTTGGGAGGAAATACAGGCCGCAGCTCGGGATCGCATTTGCATTACGAAAACCGCTACGAAGGCAACCCCTTCGACCCCGAGCACATATTCGATTGGGGCAACGCGGCGATCCGATCCGACCATTTTCTGCTGACCAGCGCAGCATGGAGCCACATCCGCGGCAAGTCGACGAGGAGCGAATTCGAAGCCGGCGACGCGCCCGTAGCGTATTCCCGCTCGATTTTGCACAAAGTCCGCTCGGGCGACACCCTTGGGTCCATCGCTTCCCGTTATGGCGTGAGCATTTCATCCATTGCACGCAGAAACCGCATGTCGACACGCGCCACGCTGCGCATCGGTCAGAAACTGCGTATTAAATAA
- the bshB1 gene encoding bacillithiol biosynthesis deacetylase BshB1 encodes MKLDILAVTAHPDDVELCCAGTLLAQIALGKKVGIVDLTRGELGTRGTPEGRIQEGLDAARILGVEVRENVELADGFFRNNEAHQKAIIPFIRKYRPEIVITNAVHDRHPDHGRGGQLVSDACFYSGLRMVKTYDERGDEQEAWRPKQVFHSIQDRYIDPDFIVDITEFHDRKIEAIKAFKSQFHVPGYKGNNEPQSYISTPEFLEFIIARAQEMGHAIGVKYGEGFTTARKLGVKDLSVFL; translated from the coding sequence ATGAAATTAGATATCCTTGCCGTCACAGCCCACCCCGACGATGTGGAGCTATGCTGTGCCGGCACATTGCTCGCGCAGATTGCCCTAGGAAAAAAAGTGGGTATTGTCGATCTGACCAGGGGCGAACTCGGCACCCGCGGAACACCCGAAGGCCGCATTCAGGAGGGACTGGACGCGGCGCGCATTCTCGGTGTGGAAGTGCGCGAGAACGTAGAGTTGGCCGACGGTTTCTTCCGGAACAACGAAGCACACCAGAAAGCCATTATCCCGTTTATCCGCAAATACCGGCCTGAAATCGTGATTACAAATGCCGTGCACGACCGTCACCCCGATCACGGCCGCGGCGGGCAACTGGTGTCCGATGCATGTTTTTATTCCGGCCTGCGTATGGTCAAGACTTACGACGAGCGGGGCGACGAGCAGGAAGCGTGGCGCCCGAAACAGGTTTTCCATTCAATTCAGGACCGTTACATCGATCCGGATTTCATCGTCGACATCACCGAATTTCACGATCGGAAGATCGAGGCGATCAAGGCATTCAAAAGTCAGTTCCACGTACCTGGCTACAAAGGCAACAATGAGCCGCAGAGCTATATTTCTACACCCGAGTTCCTGGAATTTATCATCGCACGCGCGCAGGAAATGGGCCATGCGATTGGCGTGAAATATGGTGAAGGCTTCACCACGGCGCGTAAACTGGGCGTGAAGGACCTTTCCGTCTTTCTTTGA
- the msrB gene encoding peptide-methionine (R)-S-oxide reductase MsrB yields MKNIAMAALAGIFALMLQNCYGQSSGQGKAEKAPEYSHTDAAPVRKSDSDWQKILSPEVYRVARLKGTERPFTSEYEHSKEIGTFYCAVCGNPLFKSDAKYESGCGWPSFFEPISKKSIVEAPDNSLGMHRIEVMCGRCKSHLGHVFDDGPPPTGLRYCINGVVLDFEKAKTAEKKFNRKKNPETGG; encoded by the coding sequence ATGAAAAACATCGCAATGGCCGCCCTGGCGGGAATATTCGCCCTGATGCTGCAAAACTGCTACGGACAATCCTCCGGTCAGGGCAAAGCCGAAAAAGCACCGGAATATTCGCATACGGACGCCGCGCCCGTTCGGAAAAGCGATAGCGACTGGCAGAAGATTCTTTCGCCGGAAGTATACCGCGTGGCGCGGCTGAAAGGCACCGAGCGGCCTTTCACGAGCGAGTACGAGCATTCGAAGGAAATAGGCACATTTTATTGCGCGGTATGCGGCAACCCGCTTTTCAAAAGCGACGCCAAATATGAAAGCGGCTGCGGCTGGCCGAGCTTCTTCGAGCCGATCAGCAAAAAATCCATCGTGGAGGCGCCGGATAACAGCCTTGGAATGCACCGCATTGAGGTAATGTGCGGCCGATGCAAGTCGCATTTAGGGCACGTATTCGACGACGGCCCGCCTCCTACCGGCCTGCGCTATTGCATCAACGGCGTCGTGCTGGATTTCGAGAAAGCCAAAACCGCGGAGAAGAAATTCAACAGGAAAAAGAACCCTGAAACCGGCGGTTAG
- a CDS encoding DUF4856 domain-containing protein: MLHHNFRLRAMLFASVVAFGLVSCSDDDEPTPPVQQNLRTKIDYAKVTPTTPYKSLFIDAKGDTTADLKSGTDRYRMFQALNYYLGSAVRDSATLDASVMKNMFANSGNPFKDIKAGAVQVNGNDLNASGVQLRNVTASSRSLAEADANRAALEGYFNEMAEASKSVKTKASKGVAGKLGNYLVTSNGIEMAQIIQKGLIGALQLDYISNVLLDKGLDADNTTLVSGKKYTALEHNWDEAFGLLTPNPILLEGATGAEKGPKATEQFLASYLWEYNRDNYAKIHTAFLKGRVAIVNNDKTELKTQATLIRTEMEKAIASAALGYLGKWKTGKDDAARAHAMGEGLGFIYSLRYCTLNGADPNFSDGILLGLIGPASPNGFWDLTNDKINAASDAIKAKFKIQ, encoded by the coding sequence ATGTTACACCACAATTTCAGGTTGCGGGCGATGTTGTTCGCCTCAGTTGTCGCATTCGGACTTGTGTCCTGCTCGGATGACGACGAGCCGACACCTCCCGTACAACAGAATCTTCGCACGAAGATCGACTATGCCAAAGTAACCCCCACCACACCTTACAAGAGCCTTTTCATTGACGCCAAAGGCGATACCACCGCCGACCTGAAATCAGGAACCGACCGTTACAGAATGTTCCAGGCGTTGAACTACTACCTCGGCAGCGCTGTGCGCGATTCGGCTACGCTCGATGCCTCGGTCATGAAGAATATGTTTGCGAATAGTGGTAACCCGTTCAAGGACATCAAAGCGGGGGCCGTCCAGGTAAATGGTAACGATCTGAATGCATCTGGTGTACAGCTTCGCAACGTGACGGCCTCATCGAGGTCATTGGCGGAAGCCGACGCAAACCGTGCGGCGCTCGAAGGTTATTTCAACGAAATGGCGGAAGCCAGCAAATCGGTAAAAACCAAAGCATCGAAGGGAGTAGCCGGGAAACTGGGCAATTACCTGGTAACTTCGAACGGCATTGAAATGGCCCAGATTATCCAGAAAGGCCTTATCGGCGCATTGCAGCTCGATTACATCAGCAACGTGCTTCTGGACAAAGGTCTTGATGCCGACAACACGACATTGGTTTCCGGCAAAAAATACACAGCGCTCGAACACAACTGGGACGAGGCTTTCGGCTTGCTTACACCTAACCCGATTTTATTGGAAGGGGCAACAGGCGCTGAAAAAGGCCCCAAAGCAACCGAGCAGTTTTTAGCTTCATACCTCTGGGAATACAACAGGGACAATTACGCAAAAATCCATACCGCCTTTCTTAAAGGCCGCGTCGCGATCGTCAACAACGACAAAACGGAGCTGAAAACGCAGGCTACGTTGATCCGCACGGAAATGGAGAAAGCAATTGCTTCGGCTGCCCTGGGTTATCTGGGCAAATGGAAAACCGGTAAAGACGACGCTGCCCGTGCACACGCAATGGGAGAAGGCCTGGGCTTCATTTACTCGCTGCGTTACTGCACACTCAACGGTGCCGATCCTAACTTCTCCGACGGCATTCTCCTGGGTCTGATCGGTCCGGCGTCACCGAATGGCTTCTGGGATCTTACCAATGACAAGATTAACGCCGCGTCCGACGCCATCAAAGCCAAATTCAAGATACAATAA
- a CDS encoding imelysin family protein encodes MKKYLALLLAVFFLGCSDGSDKPDPQPSDDGKDRSVMLKSVAERIIIPSYDQFKAKFDVMAEKSRAFTAKPDARTLGEFRNAWADAYIAWERVELFDFGPGEKHAIRNFFNIYPANEAGIAANYADPASNLDVPASYATQGFPALDYLINGLGANDTDILAQYTTDKDAAKRLAYTTRVVTRMESLLNKVVGEWKGEYLGTFVGKTGVDIGSSTSLMVNGAVLHYERFIRSGKFGIPSGAMANGVPAPEKVEAYYKKDISRALAQSAHKAYVDFFNGKHATTGEAGPGLQSYLDALGAKDSGTGKSLSESINTQFQAAAVKLDVLKPNLYEEVKTNNQAMKDTYTEMQKAVRMLKVDMASAMSITITYTDNDGD; translated from the coding sequence ATGAAAAAGTACCTCGCGCTGTTGCTGGCGGTATTCTTCCTGGGTTGTTCTGACGGCAGCGACAAGCCCGATCCCCAGCCATCGGACGACGGAAAGGACCGGTCGGTGATGTTGAAAAGCGTGGCCGAACGCATTATTATCCCTTCTTACGATCAGTTTAAGGCCAAATTCGATGTGATGGCGGAAAAATCCAGAGCATTTACTGCCAAGCCGGATGCCCGGACTTTAGGCGAATTCCGCAACGCATGGGCGGACGCCTACATAGCATGGGAGCGCGTAGAATTGTTCGATTTCGGCCCGGGCGAAAAGCACGCGATCCGCAACTTTTTCAACATTTACCCTGCCAATGAAGCGGGTATTGCCGCCAATTACGCCGATCCTGCATCGAACCTGGATGTACCCGCTTCCTACGCCACCCAGGGCTTCCCCGCGCTCGACTACCTCATCAACGGCCTCGGTGCCAACGATACCGACATTCTTGCGCAATACACGACCGACAAAGACGCAGCCAAAAGACTCGCGTACACCACCCGCGTGGTCACACGAATGGAGTCGCTGCTGAACAAGGTGGTCGGTGAATGGAAAGGCGAATACCTCGGAACGTTCGTCGGCAAAACCGGCGTGGATATTGGTTCGTCTACCTCTCTGATGGTCAACGGCGCTGTACTGCATTACGAGCGCTTCATTCGTTCAGGCAAGTTCGGAATTCCTTCCGGCGCTATGGCTAACGGCGTTCCGGCTCCCGAAAAAGTGGAAGCTTATTACAAAAAAGACATTTCCAGGGCATTGGCGCAGTCCGCTCACAAAGCCTATGTCGATTTCTTCAACGGGAAACACGCCACTACCGGAGAGGCCGGACCGGGCCTTCAATCTTACCTGGATGCGCTGGGGGCGAAAGACAGCGGCACCGGTAAGTCGCTGAGCGAAAGCATCAACACACAATTCCAGGCGGCTGCGGTAAAGCTCGACGTATTGAAGCCGAACTTGTACGAGGAGGTCAAAACCAATAACCAGGCGATGAAAGACACGTACACCGAAATGCAGAAGGCCGTGCGGATGCTGAAAGTCGACATGGCCTCGGCCATGAGCATTACCATCACCTATACGGACAACGACGGCGATTAG
- a CDS encoding TonB-dependent receptor, whose protein sequence is MKLKVFKFLPFLLICSISVAQTKLSGRIFSKADTTAIKGCIVFLNEGLTTVTDDDGKFVFTSVPNGNYTLQITISGYRVEKKHFNARGKDLHFDFYLTSFEQNLDELTVKEKAADFGFSRLRGVENMGIYEGKKSEVITPDQLVANLSTNNARQVYSRVAGLNIWENEGGGLQLNIGGRGLDPNRTANFNVRQNGHDIAADALGYPESYYTPPIEAVGKIQIVRGAASLQYGTQFGGLINFVMKKPVADRKIEVVARQSVGSFGFYNAFTSVSGTVGKLSYYTFFQYKRADGWRANSRFNNYTFYTDLDYKLSDKTTLGLDITHMHYLARQPGGLSDAMFAENPRQTNRERNWFHVNWNMAALHFDHRFNASNEFNLRVFGLAANRYSLGFRPNRVATIDDNSERDLIKGDFTNWGAEVRYLKRYSIAKKMSVLLVGGRYYYGYNHNLQGLGSKGKDADFSFVEPERFITYDYRFPNRNVSLFAENIFYLTDKLSVTPGVRFEYIKTTADGYYGNIARDLAGNVIDISRTDEYRTNGRRFLLAGIGIGYKPHREVELYGNISQNYRSITFSDMRIANPSSVIDPNLKDEKGYSIDLGVRSHQTSFYNYDVSLFYLNYDNRIGEVQFYDESNRVLRLRSNVGQAIIMGIESYAEADFLRLARPDSPDWSGVLFGNAAFIKSEYKRSEIPGVQGNQVEFVPKVNLKAGLRVGYRKLKGSLQFTRLTNQFSEATNATDGGVSSVVGLIPAYKIMDVSLSYEWKRFRAEGSVNNLTNEMYFTRRATGYPGPGILPSDGRGFYLTLQIKI, encoded by the coding sequence ATGAAATTGAAGGTCTTTAAATTTTTACCCTTCCTGCTGATTTGCAGCATTTCCGTAGCCCAGACAAAACTGTCGGGCCGCATTTTTTCCAAGGCCGACACCACCGCCATCAAAGGCTGCATAGTCTTTTTGAACGAAGGCCTTACCACCGTCACCGACGATGACGGAAAATTCGTTTTTACGTCGGTACCAAACGGCAACTATACGCTCCAAATCACGATTTCGGGTTACCGGGTCGAAAAAAAGCATTTCAATGCGCGCGGCAAAGACCTGCATTTCGACTTTTACCTGACCTCTTTCGAACAAAACCTCGACGAACTAACCGTAAAGGAAAAAGCCGCGGATTTCGGTTTTTCACGATTACGCGGCGTGGAGAACATGGGTATTTATGAGGGCAAAAAGTCGGAAGTAATTACGCCGGATCAACTGGTAGCCAACCTGTCGACCAACAATGCGAGGCAAGTTTATTCCCGTGTCGCCGGTTTGAATATCTGGGAAAACGAAGGCGGGGGACTGCAACTCAATATCGGCGGGCGCGGCCTCGACCCTAACCGGACCGCCAATTTCAATGTTCGCCAGAACGGCCACGACATCGCGGCCGACGCGCTCGGTTACCCCGAAAGCTATTACACACCGCCGATTGAGGCTGTGGGCAAGATCCAGATCGTGCGTGGTGCCGCGTCGCTGCAATACGGCACGCAGTTCGGCGGGCTGATCAATTTCGTAATGAAAAAACCTGTTGCCGACCGCAAAATTGAGGTAGTGGCAAGGCAAAGTGTGGGCTCATTCGGTTTCTACAATGCATTTACCAGCGTCAGCGGCACGGTCGGGAAGCTGAGCTACTATACTTTTTTTCAATACAAAAGAGCGGACGGCTGGCGAGCAAACTCGCGTTTCAACAATTATACCTTTTACACCGACCTGGACTACAAGCTATCCGACAAAACTACCCTCGGGCTGGACATCACCCACATGCATTACCTGGCCAGGCAGCCCGGCGGCCTTTCCGACGCGATGTTCGCGGAAAATCCCCGCCAGACCAACCGGGAGCGTAACTGGTTCCACGTTAACTGGAATATGGCCGCCCTGCATTTCGACCACCGCTTCAATGCAAGCAACGAATTCAATCTGCGGGTTTTCGGGCTTGCGGCAAACCGCTATTCGCTCGGCTTCCGCCCCAACCGCGTCGCGACAATCGACGATAACAGCGAACGCGACCTGATCAAAGGCGATTTCACTAATTGGGGCGCGGAAGTACGCTATCTGAAAAGGTATTCGATAGCCAAAAAAATGTCGGTGCTGCTCGTCGGCGGGCGCTATTATTATGGCTATAACCACAACCTGCAAGGCCTCGGCTCGAAGGGTAAGGACGCCGATTTCAGCTTTGTGGAACCCGAGCGGTTTATAACGTACGATTACCGCTTTCCGAACCGCAACGTTTCGCTTTTTGCAGAAAACATCTTCTACCTGACCGATAAATTATCCGTCACACCGGGCGTTCGTTTTGAGTATATTAAAACCACCGCCGACGGCTACTACGGCAACATAGCGCGTGACCTCGCCGGAAATGTGATCGATATTTCGCGCACCGACGAGTACCGCACCAATGGCCGGCGGTTTCTGCTCGCCGGGATCGGCATCGGTTACAAGCCGCATCGGGAAGTGGAGTTGTACGGTAACATCTCGCAGAATTACCGCTCCATTACATTCAGCGATATGCGCATTGCCAACCCGTCGTCGGTCATCGACCCGAACCTGAAAGACGAAAAGGGCTATTCGATAGACCTCGGCGTGCGCAGCCACCAGACATCGTTTTACAATTACGACGTCAGCCTGTTTTATCTGAATTACGATAACCGCATTGGCGAAGTGCAGTTTTACGACGAAAGCAACCGGGTTTTAAGGTTAAGGAGCAATGTCGGACAGGCCATTATCATGGGTATCGAATCCTACGCCGAGGCAGATTTCCTGCGGCTCGCACGTCCGGATAGCCCGGATTGGAGCGGCGTTCTGTTCGGCAACGCCGCATTCATCAAATCGGAATACAAACGCAGTGAAATACCCGGCGTGCAAGGCAACCAGGTCGAATTTGTGCCAAAAGTAAATTTGAAGGCCGGCTTGCGCGTGGGTTACCGGAAGCTGAAAGGATCGCTCCAGTTCACCCGCCTCACCAACCAGTTTTCCGAAGCCACCAATGCGACCGACGGCGGCGTCTCGTCGGTAGTAGGACTTATTCCGGCTTACAAAATTATGGACGTGAGCCTTTCCTACGAATGGAAGCGCTTTCGTGCGGAGGGCAGCGTAAATAATCTGACGAACGAAATGTACTTCACCCGCCGGGCCACAGGCTATCCGGGCCCGGGTATCCTGCCGTCCGACGGCCGGGGTTTTTACCTGACGTTACAAATTAAAATCTGA
- a CDS encoding VOC family protein, protein MDNAISWFEIPTTDLDRATAFYEFIFGIRLIPMDTPNLKMRMFPIDNMTTGIGGALVHSGGFHKPSATDGPLIYLNANPDVQIVLDRIPAAGGRVIVPKTQISPEYGFMGAFIDSEGNRIALHSAPVA, encoded by the coding sequence ATGGACAATGCCATCAGCTGGTTTGAAATCCCGACCACGGACCTCGACCGCGCCACCGCTTTTTACGAATTCATTTTCGGGATCCGGCTCATTCCTATGGATACGCCGAACCTGAAAATGCGCATGTTCCCTATCGATAACATGACGACCGGAATAGGAGGGGCGCTGGTACACAGCGGCGGCTTCCATAAACCTTCCGCAACCGACGGGCCATTGATTTACCTCAATGCAAACCCGGATGTGCAGATTGTGCTCGACCGGATACCGGCCGCCGGAGGCAGGGTGATCGTTCCCAAAACGCAGATCAGCCCCGAGTACGGTTTCATGGGCGCGTTCATCGATTCGGAAGGAAACCGGATCGCATTGCATTCGGCCCCGGTGGCTTGA
- a CDS encoding pseudouridine synthase, producing the protein MEPLQILFQTDDLVAINKPNGLLVHRSPIAGDADVFAVQLLRDQLGQRVYPVHRLDRKTSGVLLFALDESMNSEMQRLFMGGEVTKTYHAIVRGYTPDNGEIDYPLKRDDGVFQDAITFFETLRHTEVPFAVGKHSTSRYSLVRLNPVTGRMHQLRKHMAHILHPIIGDRPHGCNKQNRYFKEHLNMTRMMLHALSLEFIHPKTKEPVKIQAPYQPEFLRMLDVLAFHVTSDAN; encoded by the coding sequence ATGGAGCCTTTACAAATTTTATTTCAAACCGACGATCTGGTCGCCATCAATAAGCCCAATGGTCTGCTTGTACACCGTTCGCCGATTGCCGGCGACGCCGATGTTTTCGCGGTACAGCTGCTGCGTGATCAGCTCGGACAGAGAGTTTATCCTGTCCACCGGCTCGACCGGAAAACATCCGGCGTCTTACTTTTTGCACTGGACGAATCCATGAACAGCGAAATGCAGCGCCTATTCATGGGCGGCGAGGTTACCAAGACCTATCATGCGATCGTTAGAGGCTACACTCCCGACAACGGCGAAATAGATTATCCGTTGAAGCGAGACGACGGTGTTTTTCAGGATGCGATCACGTTTTTTGAAACGCTCCGGCACACCGAAGTGCCGTTCGCGGTTGGGAAACATTCTACATCGCGCTATTCGCTTGTGCGGTTGAACCCCGTTACCGGCCGTATGCATCAGCTCCGTAAGCACATGGCGCATATCCTGCATCCGATCATCGGCGACCGGCCACACGGCTGCAATAAGCAGAACCGCTATTTCAAGGAGCATTTAAACATGACCCGGATGATGCTGCACGCATTGTCCCTGGAATTTATCCATCCCAAAACAAAAGAGCCCGTAAAAATACAGGCCCCTTATCAGCCGGAGTTCCTGCGAATGCTCGACGTGTTGGCGTTCCATGTCACTTCGGACGCCAACTGA
- a CDS encoding DUF1361 domain-containing protein: protein MDRLIDWIRNYKFSVSDPPIITMEGLFSLLLLLLLSLLAVFFHLVRILFNSPVDFSLDWNLFLSWIPLIIAFLADNLTKRFGHIPVVLGILSIAWLAFFPNAPYMITDLAHLTVDYHRDLTWHDIIMLFSYAEVSLFNGLVSLYWIHRSWRRVFERRPANTLLLFSLPLAGFGVYLGRVRRMNSWDIIHEPRAIINNLFESLLDRTAWVFAMEIGMLLGILYLVLWGIIRFRIRHSKKNTESGNNG from the coding sequence TTGGACCGTTTGATAGATTGGATAAGGAATTATAAATTCAGCGTATCCGATCCTCCTATCATTACGATGGAGGGTTTGTTCTCATTGCTGCTGCTATTGCTTCTGAGCCTGCTTGCGGTATTTTTCCACCTTGTCCGCATTCTCTTCAATTCTCCTGTTGATTTTTCGCTCGACTGGAACCTTTTTCTGAGCTGGATACCGCTCATTATTGCGTTTCTGGCGGATAACCTCACAAAGCGCTTCGGACATATTCCGGTCGTTCTGGGCATTCTCAGCATTGCCTGGCTGGCGTTTTTCCCGAATGCGCCTTATATGATCACCGATCTCGCGCACCTCACCGTCGACTACCACCGCGACCTTACCTGGCACGACATCATTATGCTGTTTTCATACGCGGAGGTAAGTCTCTTTAACGGTCTGGTGTCGCTTTACTGGATTCATCGCTCGTGGCGGCGGGTTTTCGAACGGAGGCCGGCTAATACCTTGCTGCTGTTCAGTTTGCCGCTGGCAGGCTTCGGGGTGTACCTTGGCCGGGTCAGGAGAATGAACAGCTGGGATATCATTCACGAACCCAGGGCTATTATCAATAATCTCTTCGAAAGCCTGCTCGACCGGACCGCCTGGGTTTTCGCGATGGAAATCGGGATGCTGCTGGGGATTTTGTACCTGGTTTTGTGGGGGATAATCCGGTTCCGGATCCGGCATTCGAAGAAGAATACCGAATCCGGCAACAACGGTTAA